In a genomic window of Myotis daubentonii chromosome 18, mMyoDau2.1, whole genome shotgun sequence:
- the KPLCE gene encoding protein KPLCE has product MCDQQKQVQFPPSCVKGSGLGVAQSSQVTTVKCPAPCTTKTCVKCPAPCPTQTCVKCPAPCPTQTYVACPAPCQTAYVKCAAPCQTYVQCPAPCQTTYVKCPTPCQTYVKCPAPCQTTYVKYPTPYQARTYYVQYPSSQSYYIQSSASGSGASCCVPDPCSAPCSTSYCCLAPRTFGVSPLRRWVQRPQNCNSGSSGCCEDSGCCEDSGCCSSGCCCSGCCSGICCLGIIPMRSEGPACCHREDDCCC; this is encoded by the coding sequence ATGTGTGACCAGCAGAAGCAGGTGCAGTTCCCTCCATCTTGTGTGAAAGGTTCGGGACTGGGGGTTGCACAAAGTTCTCAAGTTACCACTGTGAAATGCCCAGCTCCATGCACAACTAAAACCTGCGTGAAATGCCCAGCTCCATGCCCAACTCAAACCTGCGTGAAATGCCCAGCTCCATGCCCAACTCAAACCTATGTGGCGTGCCCAGCTCCATGCCAGACAGCCTATGTGAAATGTGCAGCTCCCTGCCAGACGTATGTGCAGTGTCCAGCTCCATGCCAGACAACCTATGTAAAATGCCCAACTCCCTGCCAGACGTACGTGAAGTGCCCAGCTCCGTGCCAGACGACCTACGTGAAATACCCAACTCCCTACCAGGCCCGGACATACTATGTCCAGTACCCTTCTTCCCAGAGCTACTACATTCAGTCTTCTGCAAGTGGCTCGGGCGCCTCATGCTGTGTCCCTGATCCATGCTCTGCTCCCTGTTCCACCAGCTACTGCTGCCTGGCTCCCCGGACCTTCGGGGTGAGCCCCCTCAGACGGTGGGTCCAACGGCCTCAAAACTGCAACTCAGGATCAtctggctgctgtgaggattctggctgctgtgaggattcTGGGTGCTGCAGCTCTGGGTGCTGCTGCTCCGGGTGCTGCTCTGGGATCTGCTGTCTGGGAATTATTCCCATGAGGTCAGAAGGTCCTGCGTGCTGTCATCGCGAGGATGACTGCTGCTGTTAA
- the KPRP gene encoding keratinocyte proline-rich protein translates to MCDQQQIPCCLPVPQCCVKGSSFFPSPYPSPQGQVVVQGPCGMQIMECPAPCPVQVSQVKCQAPCQSQTIQVSSQASGQSQTANVKGQAPGPSQATQVISQAACQPEVCYVQCGAPCPVQTCFVECAPACYTETRYVECPVQTYVPYPAPQPVQRYVAYPSACQAQGRFSTQCQYQGSFGSCASQRQSRASCRTYAPPCQSQGSYGGFPMQRRARSTSRCLPPRQTMRPSYRSCSPPRQMRPSYYQSCSPPRQMRPSYRSCSPPRQMRPSYQSCSPPRQMRPSYRSCSPPRCSEPYYSSCMPSRCASGSYNYCTPPRRSEPIYHSGGAPRPTSSCAQRRGPRCRIEISSPSCPRQVPPQRCPVQIPPIGRCSESCAPRPSWGTSCPELRPRPEPRPLPSFCPPRSFDQCPEPSLPRGPRPAPRPSRPAPCFPEPCLCPEPSPAPRPAPRFGPTRCEFPEPCREPIPLPPRCSSPEPCVQSQRCPSPCSGPNPMPGSGDLGCHESRPGRLDMEAPSCGPAAYTQCGEGDASHGPCDVFPEPRGLGGCGDQGGASVGAKGGYYAGVKSAYF, encoded by the coding sequence ATGTGTGACCAGCAACAGATTCCGTGTTGCCTGCCGGTCCCCCAGTGCTGTGTGAAGGgttcctccttcttcccctccccgtACCCTTCTCCCCAGGGCCAGGTGGTAGTTCAAGGCCCTTGTGGGATGCAAATCATGGAGTGCCCTGCACCATGCCCAGTTCAAGTTTCCCAGGTGAAGTGCCAAGCTCCCTGCCAGTCCCAGACCATTCAGGTGAGCAGCCAGGCTTCAGGCCAGTCTCAGACCGCCAACGTGAAGGGTCAGGCTCCAGGCCCATCCCAGGCCACGCAGGTGATCAGCCAGGCTGCATGCCAGCCTGAGGTTTGCTACGTGCAGTGTGGAGCCCCCTGCCCCGTTCAGACCTGCTTTGTAGAATGTGCTCCAGCTTGTTATACAGAAACTCGCTACGTGGAATGCCCCGTCCAAACCTATGTACCCTACCCAGCTCCCCAGCCTGTCCAGAGGTATGTAGCGTACCCCTCAGCATGCCAGGCTCAAGGAAGATTCTCCACCCAGTGCCAATATCAGGGCTCCTTCGGCAGCTGTGCCTCCCAGCGTCAGTCCCGGGCTTCATGTCGCACTTATGCACCCCCATGCCAGAGCCAGGGCTCTTATGGGGGCTTCCCCATGCAGCGGCGCGCTAGGAGCACCAGCAGATGCCTCCCTCCACGCCAGACAATGCGGCCTTCCTACCGCAGCTGCTCCCCACCCCGCCAGATGCGGCCTTCGTATTACCAGAGCTGCTCCCCACCCCGCCAGATGCGGCCTTCCTACCGCAGCTGCTCCCCACCCCGCCAGATGCGGCCTTCTTACCAGAGCTGCTCCCCACCCCGCCAGATGCGGCCTTCCTACCGCAGCTGCTCCCCTCCACGGTGCTCCGAGCCCTACTACAGCAGCTGCATGCCATCAAGATGTGCTTCGGGTTCCTACAACTACTGCACCCCACCCCGCCGCTCTGAGCCCATCTATCACAGCGGCGGTGCTCCACGTCCCACTTCCAGCTGCGCTCAGAGACGTGGGCCCAGGTGCCGCATAGAGATTTCCtcgccctcctgccccaggcaggTGCCCCCGCAGAGGTGTCCCGTTCAGATCCCTCCCATAGGACGCTGCTCTGAGAGTTGTGCTCCACGACCCTCCTGGGGGACCTCCTGCCCGGAGCTGAGACCACGTCCCGAGCCGCGTCCACTCCCAAGCTTCTGCCCACCCCGGAGTTTTGACCAATGTCCAGAGCCGTCACTGCCGCGGGGCCCACGTCCGGCCCCGCGTCCATCACGCCCAGCGCCGTGCTTTCCCGAGCCCTGCCTGTGTCCGGAACCAAGTCCAGCCCCGCGTCCAGCCCCACGATTTGGCCCAACGCGGTGTGAGTTTCCAGAGCCTTGTCGGGAGCCAATTCCCCTCCCGCCACGCTGCTCAAGCCCAGAGCCCTGTGTGCAGTCTCAgcgctgccccagcccctgctcagGCCCAAATCCAATGCCAGGCTCCGGAGACCTCGGCTGTCATGAGTCCCGCCCAGGCCGCCTAGACATGGAGGCCCCCAGCTGCGGCCCAGCTGCTTATACACAGTGCGGAGAGGGTGATGCTAGCCATGGACCTTGTGATGTGTTCCCAGAGCCCCGGGGTCTGGGTGGTTGTGGAGACCAAGGAGGTGCCTCTGTTGGAGCGAAAGGCGGGTACTATGCTGGAGTAAAGAGCGCCTACTTTTAA
- the LOC132220632 gene encoding loricrin-like: MSCQQSQQCVPKCPPKCCTPKCPPKCPPKCPPVSSCCSVSSGGCCGSGGGGCCSSGGGGCCSSGGGGCCLSHHKPRRSRLFRHRRSDCCSKPSGGSSCCGGGSGGGSSCCGGGSGGGSSCCGGGSGGGSSCCGGGSSQSSGGCCGGGSSYGGGYGQSSGGCCGGGSSYGGGYGQSSGGCCGGGSSYGGGYGQSSGGCCGGGSSYGGGYGQSSGGCCGGGSSYGGGYGQSSGGCC, encoded by the coding sequence ATGTCCTGCCAGCAGAGCCAGCAGTGTgtccccaagtgccctcccaaGTGCTGCACCCCAAAATGTCCCCCTAAGTgtccccccaagtgccctccagtctcttcctgctGCAGTGTCAGCTCTGGGGGCTGCTgtggctctgggggtgggggctgctgtaGCTCTGGGGGTGGTGGCTGCTGTAGCTCTgggggtggtggctgctgcctgAGCCACCACAAGCCCCGCAGGTCTCGCCTCTTCAGACACAGAAGGTCTGACTGCTGCAGCAAACCCTCAGGGGGCTCCAGCTGCTGCGGAGGGGGCTCTGGAGGGGGCTCCAGCTGCTGCGGAGGGGGCTCTGGAGGGGGCTCCAGCTGCTGCGGAGGGGGCTCTGGAGGGGGCTCCAgctgctgtggaggaggcagtAGTCAGTCCTCTGGAGGCTGCTGTGGAGGAGGTTCCAGCTATGGAGGGGGCTATGGTCAGTCCTCTGGGGGCTGCTGTGGAGGAGGCTCCAGCTATGGAGGGGGCTATGGTCAGTCCTCTGGGGGCTGCTGTGGAGGAGGCTCCAGCTATGGAGGGGGCTATGGTCAGTCCTCTGGAGGCTGCTGCGGAGGGGGCTCCAGCTATGGAGGGGGCTATGGCCAGTCCTCTGGAGGCTGCTGTGGAGGAGGCTCCAGCTATGGAGGGGGCTATGGTCAGTCCTCTGGGGGCTGCTGCTAA